gaagaaaagaaacagtgcaATTTGTGTATTTCCAGTTATTTCAGAGgactttctgttctctgttgaCAGTAAGACTTTGAAGTTTCAAGTCCTAAAGATAGTCATTTTGCGTGGGAGTAGAGTAGAAAGTTGTGCTGCTATTTCTTAGATGAGGTGCAAGTATTTATCTTCTGCCAAATATACAGTTTCCACCGTCTTATCCAAATTGTACTCTTCAACACATCTGTAAGCATAGGAGAAGGTACTGTCACTGAGATTAGCACAGTATAAAGTGAGAGCTGTAGGgtgcatgggaaaaaaaataataataaaaaaatcttctctATCATACTACGAAGTTTCTTAGCATTCCACTGATTTTTGTTACAATTTCAGCTTCCAAACTACAAAAACTTCAAAGGATCCATTCAGGAACTTGGTCAGAACCAGTATGTGGTCAGTGGTGAAATATCTGTGGTGGACAGAAACACTGTGGAAATTACAGAGCTACCTGTAAGGACATGGACCCAGGTAAgttacagtgaagaaaaaaagctctatATTAAACAGTTTTATCCTACATGCAGGAGAACATTTTAGTCCACTTCTGATCGTTTTATATACATGGAAAGAAACATggtttcattcttttctttgcctttgtaGAAGAGGGTTCTACTTGTACTATCTCATCTACTGTCCATACTACAAAGAACAACTGCTTCTTCTGCTGAGTTAATACATAATCCCCTTCCCTCCAAACTCCACACCCCACTTTCCCCACCCTTTTTTTAAGTAGACTTTCTTGACCTTGTAGAATGGCTCTTACGTTTTTTCTAAtcccagctttcatttttaggCTATATTGGTTTTGTAAATTATCACTGGTTTCACCTGTGGTACCCAAGTTGAAATCTTAGCTTGGTTGTGAGCTTGGTTTAAAGAATTAGGAATTTAAAGAAGTTGGAataagtgtttctgtttttttgctATCTTTTTCTTAATAGTTGTACAAAGAACAGGTTCTGGAACCTATGTTGAATGGAACTGAAAAAACTCCAGCATTAATTTCTGACTACAAGGAATACCACACTGATACGACTGTGAAATTTGTTGTgaagatgacagaagaaaaacttacacaggcagaagctgctggatTGCACAAAGTCTTTAAGCTTCAAACAAGTCTTACTTGTAATTCTATGGTaacttttttctgtttgactATTAGAATACATACAGTTGCTTGTTGTAAACTTGAATGTTTTTGTAGTGAATTTGGCACGACTGAACAAATCTCTTCTTCGTATTTGCTGCTgacaaaaagtaattttgaacTGTTTGAATTCAGTTGTCTTGGAGATAATGCAAGTCTTGCTTTTTTGATCATGTTGGGCTCCTTGAATTTTGAAACTTCACTGTAACTGTCTAGAATTCTAGTCTTTTTATGGCAGGTACTACTTTCAAACATTGtcacaaagcaaaaatacacaCATGCGTGTGTTGAAAATGGCCTTGCTCAATCTATTGTGTagattatttttgaaaagcaaatgcacCATATCAAGGTGAATGTAATTTTCACAGGTTTGAATAAGTGTAGGGACTACTGCTAGAATCTCTCTGTAAGGCTTGTATTTGTGTAGGAAGCAATCTGTCCTAGTGTAAACATGTTAAAAAGTTAGATACCTATGTGAGTCTATTATGCATCCACCTACCAAACAGATACTTTAGACAGATCAGTTCCCCTAGAGagggatttatttctttcagctgacTATAAAGGGGTGCCCAGCGTGACTAGTCCACCTATAAATGTCTGAACTGGACGTGTCAGAAGTCAGGCAGAACTGATTTTGCCTGTGatgtaaaaatgatttatttctttgtacttGAGGGATTTCTGAGATGTTTAAAGTGGCAGTTTTCACATTGGAGGTTAGAGATTATAAAAAATACTCTTCAACTGCTATAcgattattattattattggtgttgttgttgttattattattattaatattattgtGAATTTAGATAAAATTATAGTTTCAACTGAATTTTGGTGTCCTCTCCATATACTGGCTTTCTTGCTTGAAGATATAATCATAAATCTTATGTTAAGTTTACttgtgaataaaaatataaccTATCTAGCTATGTGCTGTATAGTCCCTGAGGAAGGTTTGAGCTGTCAGTCTTCAAAATGCTATTCTTCATATAGTGTGCATGTGAGAGCAATAGAAATAAACTCATACACGAAGATTAAAAATCTTGAGTTAAGAAATCTCTTTCAAGCCATATGTTATCTCTTTTATAGGTGCTTTTTGATCATATGGGATGTTTAAAGAAGTATGAAACTGTACAAGACATTTTGAAGGAGTTCTTTGATTTGCGATTACATTATTATAGTTTACGTAAGGAATGGCTTGCGGGAATGTTGGGTGCTGAATCTACAAAGCTAAACAACCAAGCTCGCTTCATTCTAGAGAAGATACAAGGGAAAATTACCATAGGTGAGTAACACTCTCTAAAATAGAACTGGGAGGAAATCTGGAAGTGATTTAAATGtagtaaaatgtatttgtatgtaaGACATGGACTTTCACAgcattgattttgtttgtttgtttgtgttgtagAGAATAGATCAAAAAGAGACGTGATTCAAATGTTGGTTCAGAGGGGCTATGAATCCGATCCAGTTAAAGCTTGGAAAGAAGCGCAGGAAAAGGTGATGATCAGAAATCTCTGGATACGTTTGATGCTGTTGTTATAAATGATATTCATTTATCAAGATGTATGTTTTTGTAGTAGTCTGATTAATTTATGACACAACACTTTAACAAGATTATTCATTGCTACGTTTCATTGGCTATCATTCTTACAAACACAAATTTTCATACAAATATTGTTGCATAATGGTGGTATTCCACATAGATAATTCTAAGACAACTAGATAATATAAAGGTTGAGAATGAGAAGTTCATACGTTCAGGGTTTTTATAGCACTTTGACAGGAACATGGCTTTTTGGAAAAGACAAGTAAAAATTTCTTGTTACTGAATCCATGAGGAAACACCTTAGTATTCCATCAGGGTATTTTGGGGAATTGCTGTTGTTCATTTACAGAGCTAAGATTAATCATATGTctaattctgaatatttcacTTCAGGCAGCGGAAGAGGAGGAGCCACAAAACCCAAATGATGatgcttcctctgcttctggATCGACTTCTGGCCCTGATTTTAACTATATCTTAAACATGTCTCTGTGGTCACTCACAAAAGAGAAAGTGGAAGAGCTCATGAAGCAGAGAGATTCAAAGGTTGGTGTGCTGTGAGAGGCTTATTCTGAAATGATTTAATAATTACTGATGTGCCCAATTGTGAATGTTCTGTTCAGATAGTATGTACTAAGTTACTTGTAACTGATGATTCAGCTGACACATAACTTATAAACTTATATTTATATGCTACTTTCACATTTTAGGAGAGAGAACTAAATGACCttaaaaggaaatctgcttCGGATCTCTGGAAAGAAGACTTAGCAGCTTTTGTTGAGGAGCTTGAAGTATGTTTTACaaatctttctaaaaatatatattaaaaataagcaaaataaacaaacaaacaaaaaaggaagaaaagaaggaaaaaaaaaaacaaaaaacccaaacagattGATCTCCAAATATAGGGGCAAGTGGGAAATCTGTTTTGGGTAGTTGACTTCCTATTTGTGGTCCTCAGGGACTGTTTCTTGCATCTGTACAGTACAGTTCTTTTTCCaagtcagtgaaagaaaagctacCAGgaacaaatttgttttcaaatgacaAAAGAACTGGGAGTAGGAACTAGCAATTCTAAGTGATCTAACCAGTTGGGAAGCAGTAAGCATTATCAAATTCAAAGCCACAAATCTGGGAACAAAGCATGTAGACAAGAAGTGCTAGACAAAAGGCTTTTACCTTGCCTCATTACTATCTCTGGCAAAAAGGTAAAGGCGTATTGGTGGGTAACTTGCTGAGCCTCAACCTTCAGTGTTTCCTGAAAATGGCTGATGTAATCTTTTGAAGTAACACAGGATAATacaaatgtttatttctctgCACGTTCATGGTGCAGATGCAATTGGAAGTATTCTGTGCTGAAACCTCaacttctgtaataaaaaacTGGAAAGGACTGGAAAATGTGCCTTATAAAACTTACTCTTAAAGCTCACTGCTTGCTTTAAACACTGAAGGACTGAAAAGTTATATCAGTACCTGGAGATACAAGTGAGGAAGAGAAACTTGATGAAAGGAAGATATTCCAAAGTGTCCAAAAGTTTCCATTTGTTTGAGCTAACCACATGAAGTAGGGGAGAACTCACCAAGATTAAGTGACAGATTTTCCATTAGTAAAATGTGCGTTATAATTCAGCTGACAATTAAGGGCAGTCTTCTGCTCCATgttaataaatactgaaaaagcaCCATGTTCCACTTTGCCtttactgaaaatgaacatgTTTCCCTCCCGCCCCTGGTTGTTTGTTAGAAAGTAGAAGCACAGGAAAGAGATGACATTCTGGCTGGTATGATTGACAAACCAATAAAAGGTGAAGTTGGTAAACCCAAGATGAAGAAGcttcagttggaagagaccatgTCATCACCATTTGGTGATGCCAGCAGGAAACtgctgaaaagggaaaaggtaaACCAACTGTTGCTACAGTTACATTATttaactgctgtatttttctgtgctgataaTGCAGATCCAAAGACTAGACCCCACTAGACCCCATTAGtactgtatgtatgtatgatGTTTTGCTAACTCAATGTGTAAAGAAATTAATGCTGgacttattttatatttgaaagcCTATTATGACTACTTATTGCTGGAgtgtttttgttgatttttttttttcttttttcctttccaatacTATTAAAATTGTCAATATAATAGTCTACTTTAATTTATTCTCTTCTAAAAATTGTATTGCAGTTTATTGTTGAAATATAAaggtataattttattttgaccaacttgttaatatttttaggGTGATGCTGATTCTGTagtaataaaaatggaatttgatGAAGAATTTGGTGTGCAAGCTGAGAGTGGTGGGGATGACGCAGTGAATACAGCAGCCTTAGCAGCTAACATCGCTAAagtgaagaaagagaaggaggagcCTGGTGAGATATCCTTACACAGTCATCATTAAGCTTGAATGAGAACTAATTTTGcattaattgtatttttaacacattATGAGAAGGGAAATATACCACAATAAGTAtttcatctgattttcttccttaaagagATGTGtagaaatacttcaaaacaatTCTGTATTACTTACAGCATACAATCCCAGTTCTCCCAACCATAAGATTTGTGCCCCAGTCTCCTTACAGCattgttgtccttctctggacatgcttcaGGGCCTGGATTCTTTCATGTAGTGAAagacccaaaactgaacatggtGTTCAAGATGCGGCCTggccagagctgagtacagggggatcacctccctgctcctgctggttgCACAACTTCTGATGTTTGGTAGCAGTTTAAATTATGTGCCTCCATTCTTCTAGATTcaaataagacttttttttctcaagttcCTTTGTAATCTGAGGCAGGCCCTGCTGAGTAACTTCCCCTTTCTTATATTTATGCGGTAACATAACTATtctgaaatgtgtaaaaatgtattgttttcaCTGATCTGATTACCATTAGCAATTTCTACAGAATATGTATGGGGTTTTATGTCGTAAATAGAAACTTAATGCAGTAGTCTTAAGAGTAATGGTATTGAGATTTatgcaggggaaaagaaataataggtTCTGATGCTTAGAGGAACATGGCTTGTATAGTAGGCACATGGTACACGCTTAGCCTAGCTGTAGTATCAGAAAGGTGTATCTGTGAGATTGATCTTGACTGTAACCGATAAGGATGATTTAAAATATGCAGTGAACAAATCTTATTCTGAACATTCTCTGTGGTTATAGATACAACAAAATTGGACAGTGACGAGGAGgattctcttcctcctttctcatcATTTTTCAACACAGAACCAACAGAGAAAATTCTAAGTGAAACAGTAGCTGCTAAAAAAGGTAAGTGTAGGATTACCCTCTAAATCAAGCCtttttttcaagttcttcaCTTCCATCTTTGCATCATCTCTTCACCATCATCATCTTAAAAGTGGGAATAGCATTCATGTATTTCAAATTCAGTGGCACTGCAGGAGAAGGTGTGaatttcttccagcttcttaatgatattaatttctttctttctaccaTAATGGCAATACTTACTATGTAGAGATTTCAGCCTTTTAGTTTAGATTGCTTAAAGATTGCTAGAGAGAATGGTAACTCCAGAAGTAGTataaaagagagagataaaactgagaaaatcaaCTGTTATGTTGTATTTTCTGCCTGTTGAGAAGAAGCTTGAGCTGTAAATGAACTTCAACTTTACACGCAGACATGATAAGATGTAGCAATGTCCCTGCTGTTTTTTCCAGCGTGCCGAACTCTGATGTTTTATTGAAATTATGTTCTCTCACCTAGGAAAAGGGAGAGGGGCAACGAAAAGGAAAGCATCTGACTCAGAAAATGAAGGTGAATACAACTATGGGAAGAAGGCACCTAAATCACCACCAAAAACCTGCTTTTTGAAATAAagtttaaacattaaaaaatggaaaactctccatcttgtgtgtgtgtgtgtaacgTTGGGGCGGAGGGACCGACTGCCACATGggtgcttttttaaaataaatatattttattctttgccAGGAGACTCCATGGAAAAAGGTAAACAGTATATGAACATAGAAAGCATTGTTAAACAATCTCAATGTACAAACAGAGCCAGTGAAAGTACATCACAGACTTGctagaatatattaaaaaaaaaaataaaaaatccactAGTGCTTTAAATGAAACCTAAGAAACTGACACTTTAAATCTGTTAACCATTCTACCACAGTTTTCACTCTGCTTCATGGTGATTTAACAAGGCCAAGAAGGCAGATTCTCTCCTTGTGTTTCTGGAAGTCCTGTCTGTACTTCCCTAGCACCTGGAAGGCCGCGTAGCCCAGCTCGTTCCTGGTGGTCGACTCTTAAGGAAATACCCTGGACTCACCCATTCGAAAGCTGTACATGAGTCGGCTGGTTATCATCCCATGAAGTTTCCCTAATGGCTTGTGaataagtaaacaaaaacatggTAACACTGAGAAGTAGAGGCTATCATTGCTGTAGAAATGCAGTAGTTAATGGTGTAGGTAGGTCACCAGCCAGGTAATAAACcactttttccattttaaagtgACGTTAACAGTGGAACCAATGACATCTGAATAACTGATCTGGCAGTTAACGCTGACACCGATGTCTTTTCTGCGAGTGCAGGGATTTTCGTGTACTTTTTACAAGGAAGGAGATGCAAACTGAGGGCATCCAAGAGTAGTTTTCATATTAACTAATCAGACGGTCcttgaaatttccttttctggatGTGTACAGTAGGTCCGTTTCATCTGGTTGGTGTCTTGATCGTTTTAGGTACGagagacaaaaggaaagcaCCAAACATCcagtacagaaaatacagcCATACATCTGTATGTACAAAGTCATCAGAAATGCAACCAGAATTGAAAGTCTGAGATCTGTCTTGTCACCATGCAGTCTTGAatgttcagaaaacagaagcttaacttttcttttttttttctttttctttttttctttttttttttctttttgcatgaaATGGCTGATTTAGAGTTTCAAAAGTTtgcattttctatttgaaaGAGTTTAAACAGCAAGGAGTATATATCGATACATATGAAAATGTCTTGGTTTTTGTTGAGTTTTTAcctatctatatatatacatgtatatattatatatattaaatccAGAAAGTAAGcagcagtaaaaatgttttttcttgcttttcatccCTGTACATAAGGTGTTAGGAATGTCTGAAGTAGCTGGAATATGTCTTATTGCACCATAGGGGATTGACTGACACTGCAGTTATCCACCGAGCTAGGTGAGATACTCGGGCTGTgttctgcagtgtttccattTGAGGTTGGTGTCAGTGGTTCGTGTCCTTCAGAGTTCTCCAACATTTCTTGAATAAGAGGCGGCATGGATCCAGGAATTTCCATTTTCAGCGTAATGACACATTCCGCaccttaaagaagaaaacaaaagagaagtcCTCTCTATTAGGATGAGTtgtgcagtttctttttccatagcATCATTGGTAGTAATTTCAGGGTATGTTATTTCAACAGCTTTGATGTCTCCCTCTATAGTTCTGCATACAAAATTACGTAAGTAAGTGAGCTCCTTCAATTCATGGCAGGAAAATGGAGCAAGATGAGCTCTCCTTAACAAACTGATTTAAAATGGTGCTCACAGCAGCCAACAGCACAGTACAGTAAATTAGATGAACCGCGTCTTTTCCCAGAAGGAACCAAAATGGTACCAAATGATGCTGAGAAATTAAAGGCAACTGAGATCACTTGGAAGGCGTTATAAATTGGAACGTACTTCCCAATTCCTAAGCTGGATGGGATCTGCAAAGCCTGCGGGAGGGCAAAATGTTGGGGGCTCCGTGCTAAGCAGGTGCAGTGCAATGCCAGAAGTAAATACTGCCTCACTGCAAACTGTGGAGTAAGGACCAGAATTCAACAAGCCCTTGTCTTATAAAAGAAGAAACTCAGCCAAAGGGATACTTTGGCGAAGCTGCCTTCTCTGGGGGTTGCAGGTGTTTAGAGCTAATTCATCACAAAAGTACACAGAAACCCTGTTTACATCTGATGTAACTGAAGTTAAGGGACTGTTCAGTACTTCCCAAGTGCAACTAAAATTCAGTGCATGTTCTAGTGCATGCCAGCTCTGTAGAACAGTTTAGAATAGGGAAGGAGTGTGCAAAGTCGTCAATAGCATGTATAAGATCAACTTCTACGGCTGCATCTTGTTTCTAACATGCATCAGTTTTGACAGGTACATCACCATTGTTCAAGCAACAAAAGCTAAATCTTCCAAGAAAAGGCGGATCCTGCGCAGCAAACTCgtgtgcatggctgtctggCTGGCATCTGTCAGCCTGTGCCTCCCTGAGATCATGTACAGCCAGAGCAAGCAGATCGGTGCTGTGACGGTCTGCAAAATGACGTACCTGCCCAACGTTGGCATGGCCTTCAGAGTTGCCGTCCTGGCTCTGAAAGTCACTATAggcttcttcctcctgcttctgGTCATGGTTATTTGCTACACCCTGATCATCCACACCCTCCTCCAAGCCAAAAGATGCCAAAAGCAGaagtccttaaagatcatcatcATGATCATCactgcctttctcctctctcaGTGCCCATACAACATTGTTTTGCTGATCAAGACCATCAACATGTACACCGGGGCGGTGTACAGCTGCCAGACCATCAACGGGCTGGACATTGGGCTGCAGGTCACCCAGAGCATCGCCTTCCTCCACAGCTGCCTCAACCCCTTCCTCTATGTCTTTGCCGGGGAGCGCTTCAGGATGGCACTGGCCAGGATGGTGCGGAGCACTGGCCGCTACTGGCTTGGAGGCCAGGAGCAGTGCTCCTCCTTGGGTGACAGCCAGGACCACAGCTCCAACTGGTCCTTTGCCATGCTGGGGCGGCGGCGGGTGAGGAACTCACTCACCCTCAGCACCCATTTGGCCTCCTCTGTTGTTCCTGCCTCGTCCCAAATCCTTGTGTAAGCCAGTGTCTCCTGAGGGGTATCTAGTATGTCCTTTCAGACGTCGTTCCTGCACCCTGAAGATTGCCTTGGAGGAGGGCTGGCCTCCGTGGTTGTGTCCAGGACTAAGCAGGGACACTGAGGGCCCTACATGTGCCTTCTTTGTGCCCTGCCAAGCCAGACCAGGCCTCGCTCACGTAGGGAAGTGAAACCTTCAGCACCATGCAGCAAAATGGAGCCAGGCATGTTGTGAGCCAAGCTGATGAAGGATAAGAGCTATCTCTGAGGCAGCTCTTAGAACCCATCCATGGCTCAAAACACAGCCCAAACAGCAAACCTCTCAGGAAAGCCATGAGCAGCATGCAAGGATGAACCATCTTCCCATCCATGGGGAGCAGTGAGAAGGAGCTGGGCCCTTGCTGCAGGCCAGCTCCACAATAACTCAATTTTTGGCCATTGCCTGGTTTCAGAAAGTGAAGGCTGTTCCCTGCACACATGGACACAATGCTGCTTTGTGGGACAGGCAAAGGAAAGCTAATATTCTGTACTCACTACAGAATTAAATCCTTCTCCTGTATTTTAGCTCTTTGATGTAAGAATTCAAGGCCATTGGATGCTCTGAGTTTTCTGTCCCTGAGCACCCAAACCCCAAACCGACGATTCAACAAACCATCAATTATGAGCTGGTACCTTTGCAATGACGACAAAAGACGTTTAACCCAGAACTGATGAGACAGAGAGTCGTAAGACCTCAAACCCATCGTTAGCAACATTTTGGTTGAGATGCTCCTCCTGGGGCTGGTGGGGTACAAGGTGCATGTaggtgggagctgcagcaagCCTAAGTTTCTTGGGAACTGGGAAGGGCCGACATTGGCACCAGAAGAGCATGGGAGCTCTGCGGTACCACAAGGCTCCCAGCAATCCCAATTCCCACCCCCGGCACCCCTGAGTTTATGCTGCTTGTTTTAGTGCTCAGGAGGCTTTCTTGTAAATAACCAATTTGAATCATCTGCTTTGGCATTAGGTGACTATCAGTCATTAAAGCATCTTGGTAAACACCGGTTTTCTGCAAGGCTTGGCACTGCTTTCCTTACTAACACAGTAAATCTGGGGTTCTACTTTGATATACATTTTTTGAGGGCTTTTTAccgtttttcttttttttccttagagaaataaatgctgaaagagatgtgcattttttcctgtatgtgtAAGGGCGGCATTTGTGATTTGCGCAGAGCTCTGTAGAGAGTGTTATTTACAGCTGGTTAGCTGAGAAGGGTCGTAAACACAGTGCAGCTAAGCAAGCAGCCATAccacctgcaaggacagcaagAACAACGGGATGCCCTGTGATGGTGAGAAACTAGCCATGGTTTTGTGAACTCAGCAAGGGAGTAACTTTCAGGATGAAATCAACAAGTTGCAAAGATACTTGGGGATGGTATGTAATTGGGAACCAATGATGAGCTCCGcttttgcaatatgtatgagctaattatcCGTATTATAAATGTACACACAGCCAAGGAATAAACAAGATTAGCTGATCATATGTCAATGACAGGTGTGGTCGTTTGCTTTTCTCCCGCCGTTCTACAACAGCCTGTGTGTTTAATTTTCATCcactgtaaaattaaataagaagCTGTTTTTAGTATAAAAAAGTAGAGTACGACAGTGATGTCTTGTCTATAGCTAAGACTTTATAGGTATTGATGgttgccttttgtttgtttcatttttgttttattttaattttggagCCAGATACTGTAattgtctcttctttcttttcagcctcAAGCAGGAGCAATATTTTCTAAAAGTATCCCTtgggagaaggaaaatctgATAATTGCCAGTGACACTTACTGCtctctctgatttctttcttcaggaGTCATCTTCCAGCTACTTGACAAGGGCTTGCTGTACAGATAGTGAGGAACATTGTGTTTCATTCAGTTTGTATGCATTTAAACCTGCTAGTCCTTCTCAAAACTCCATTTCTGCAGTGTAGTGTCTACCACACACATTTATTCCATTTCCCTGTTGTGACAGTTGCTGTTCCAACATCCTTGTAGGCCTCCTGGCACCCTTTCTTGCTATATCCTTTTTGATGTTTTATGTCTGCTTACTGtctttttttacctctttttctctttccaattAATGTGCTCTGAGAAGATCATAGCTGTGTCTATTTTCTTGATCTTATTCCCTCTGGGTCTTGTCCTTTTGCAGAAGCAACATCACATGAAGGAATTAaggtgtcattttttctttaatactcCTTTGCTGCTGGTTAGACAGAATCAGATAATTCTCATATGTCCTTGCTCTTTGAGATGCTTTCatccctcttttctttcatcttcataaTGCTGTGATTTGCTGTCCCCCAGCTCTCCTTCTGGCTTCCTTGTCTCTCTGCCTCTTCCTCGTCTTCCATGCATACACTGATGGGATAGACATTTGCATGTTGGCGATGGCTCCTACCAACTTGGTATTCTTTGATAGCTCTTCATACATTTAATCTCACCTTGAACGGAATCCTCTTAGTGTTTTTGATTTATCTTTATGaacttcattttgtatttccCCTATGTTTCCTTTGAGATGGTGTGACCAGAGTGGTGTGCAGTATTGAAGTAGTAAATGAGGCACTGATTTTTGTATCCTGATGTACTGTTTTCTGTactattctctttttttccataatcACTCCAAATGCTGTACTTGCCTTTTTAGCCACTGCTGAGCATTGACTGAATTTCAAAAACCTCTCCAAATGACTCATCTTTCCTGAGAAGGAATAGGTAGTTTTGCTTCAGCTATTATGTATTTAATGTGGTGTTTCTCCCTGGTGTTTCATCAACGTTGAATCTCACAAGCACAGTGATATGAAATCCTTATACATCTTTCTGTAGTAGGCTTTGACTAATTTTggaggccttttttttttttttttttttcttttcttcttgtttttttttttttttttttctttctctttttaggCCAATGGTACCCTAGGGTGCATTAAAAACctttctactctgccctggtgaggccacatctgaagtactgtgtccagttttgggctcctcagttcaagaaagataGAGAACTTCTAGGGAGAGCCCAGTGGAGTGCCACAGAGATGACTAGGGGCCTGGTGCATCTCCTGTACGTGGAAGGGATGAGTTTATGTTCCTCTGATGTATAAACTGTCATTTTAAGAAGAATATCTGTTgacttatttttattgtaagTAACCACCAAATTATTGGAACATAGGCCTGAGTACTGCATTTTAAGGGCTGAAGCCTTATCTGTTCCACTGAATACTTTccactttaaaaggaaatttttcttGATTGGGAGCTTCAGAACCAGAAAGTAAACCTTCTGTTTTTACTTATTGGTACCTTTATGAAGTTAAGAAGCCAAGTAAAACATAGCTGAACATGAAACCTTTACATGACCGTATAGTATTATAATTATTAGTATGCTGGAAAGCACTGCTAGAAAGCATTACTATTGATAGATCTTTGAATATACAAAACTATTTGATAAAAGAAGTCAGCTACATTGTACCACTAGATGTCCATCTACTATTAGATTGGAGATAGAAGTTATTACatggttaaaaaaaacagccaaaagaACTTTAGACACATCTGTAACAGATTTTACAAATACAGATGTGTCTTAAGTTACTTGGGTTCATTTTGATGTTGATATTTTATTGGACTTAAAGAGA
The window above is part of the Coturnix japonica isolate 7356 chromosome 2, Coturnix japonica 2.1, whole genome shotgun sequence genome. Proteins encoded here:
- the LOC107309329 gene encoding DNA topoisomerase 2-beta-like isoform X1, whose product is MEDRRQRRLHGLPEQYLYGTETKHLTYKDLINKELILFSNSDDERSIPSLVDGLKPEQRKVLFTCFKRNDKREVKVAQLAGSVAEMSAYHHGEQALMMTIVNLAQNFVGSNNVNLLQPIGQFGTRLHGGKDADSPRCISTMLSPLARLLFPPVDDNLLKFLYDDNQRVEPEWYMPIIPMVLVNGAEGIGTGWACKLPNYDTREIVNNIRRMLDGLDPHPMLPNYKNFKGSIQELGQNQYVVSGEISVVDRNTVEITELPVRTWTQLYKEQVLEPMLNGTEKTPALISDYKEYHTDTTVKFVVKMTEEKLTQAEAAGLHKVFKLQTSLTCNSMVLFDHMGCLKKYETVQDILKEFFDLRLHYYSLRKEWLAGMLGAESTKLNNQARFILEKIQGKITIENRSKRDVIQMLVQRGYESDPVKAWKEAQEKAAEEEEPQNPNDDASSASGSTSGPDFNYILNMSLWSLTKEKVEELMKQRDSKERELNDLKRKSASDLWKEDLAAFVEELEKVEAQERDDILAGMIDKPIKGEVGKPKMKKLQLEETMSSPFGDASRKLLKREKIQQNWTVTRRILFLLSHHFSTQNQQRKF
- the LOC107309329 gene encoding DNA topoisomerase 2-beta-like isoform X2 — encoded protein: MSAYHHGEQALMMTIVNLAQNFVGSNNVNLLQPIGQFGTRLHGGKDADSPRCISTMLSPLARLLFPPVDDNLLKFLYDDNQRVEPEWYMPIIPMVLVNGAEGIGTGWACKLPNYDTREIVNNIRRMLDGLDPHPMLPNYKNFKGSIQELGQNQYVVSGEISVVDRNTVEITELPVRTWTQLYKEQVLEPMLNGTEKTPALISDYKEYHTDTTVKFVVKMTEEKLTQAEAAGLHKVFKLQTSLTCNSMVLFDHMGCLKKYETVQDILKEFFDLRLHYYSLRKEWLAGMLGAESTKLNNQARFILEKIQGKITIENRSKRDVIQMLVQRGYESDPVKAWKEAQEKAAEEEEPQNPNDDASSASGSTSGPDFNYILNMSLWSLTKEKVEELMKQRDSKERELNDLKRKSASDLWKEDLAAFVEELEKVEAQERDDILAGMIDKPIKGEVGKPKMKKLQLEETMSSPFGDASRKLLKREKIQQNWTVTRRILFLLSHHFSTQNQQRKF
- the LOC107309330 gene encoding C-C chemokine receptor type 9-like, which produces MYKINFYGCILFLTCISFDRYITIVQATKAKSSKKRRILRSKLVCMAVWLASVSLCLPEIMYSQSKQIGAVTVCKMTYLPNVGMAFRVAVLALKVTIGFFLLLLVMVICYTLIIHTLLQAKRCQKQKSLKIIIMIITAFLLSQCPYNIVLLIKTINMYTGAVYSCQTINGLDIGLQVTQSIAFLHSCLNPFLYVFAGERFRMALARMVRSTGRYWLGGQEQCSSLGDSQDHSSNWSFAMLGRRRVRNSLTLSTHLASSVVPASSQILV